A single Haladaptatus sp. R4 DNA region contains:
- a CDS encoding SHOCT domain-containing protein codes for MATSNDHDSLLRLLVGLIVVLLLLPLVMMAFAFPMMGGWMMGGRYGAGYMPLWGWLVMLVPLVLLFALGYFVYRSLHRGDFGSDPALTELRTAYARGDLSEEEFEQRRRRLREEK; via the coding sequence ATGGCCACGTCGAACGACCACGATTCACTGCTTCGACTGCTCGTCGGGTTGATCGTCGTTCTCCTGTTGCTTCCGCTGGTGATGATGGCGTTCGCGTTCCCGATGATGGGCGGATGGATGATGGGTGGGCGATACGGAGCGGGGTACATGCCGCTGTGGGGATGGCTCGTGATGCTGGTTCCGCTCGTCCTCCTCTTCGCGCTCGGGTACTTCGTCTATCGGTCCCTCCACCGCGGTGATTTCGGGAGCGACCCCGCGCTCACGGAACTACGGACGGCGTACGCTCGCGGGGATCTCTCCGAGGAGGAGTTCGAGCAGCGGCGACGACGACTGCGCGAAGAAAAGTGA
- a CDS encoding response regulator, with product MTNDIRVLFVDPLSDAGVSPDHLSDAVTDLTVVPADTVDDVLGTLSETRIDCVLSGYSLPDTDGIELVNVVRQTRPDLPFILCTESGSEHVASRAISAGVSDYFRTRETDADTLAKRIEQTIRPSSSNEPDRRFDHYQSIVQAMGDGVYTLDTNGRMTAVNDTRGNFWIRPGGTHRRAHFRSTGRRGCRAGKSSHQGAACGR from the coding sequence GTGACGAACGACATTCGTGTATTATTCGTTGATCCACTCTCCGACGCGGGTGTTTCGCCGGATCACCTCTCCGACGCCGTCACCGATCTTACTGTCGTTCCAGCGGACACCGTAGACGACGTGCTCGGTACGCTTTCGGAAACGCGCATCGACTGTGTTCTGAGCGGGTATTCGCTTCCGGACACCGATGGTATCGAGTTGGTCAACGTCGTTCGGCAAACGCGTCCGGACCTTCCGTTCATCCTCTGTACCGAATCCGGAAGCGAACACGTCGCCAGCAGGGCTATCTCCGCCGGTGTGAGCGACTATTTTCGGACACGGGAGACCGACGCCGATACGTTGGCGAAGCGAATCGAGCAGACGATACGGCCGTCGAGTTCGAACGAACCCGATAGACGGTTCGACCACTACCAGTCCATCGTCCAAGCGATGGGCGATGGGGTATACACGCTCGATACCAACGGTCGGATGACCGCCGTCAACGATACGCGTGGAAATTTCTGGATACGACCGGGAGGAACTCATCGGCGAGCACATTTCCGTTCTACTGGACGACGAGGCTGTCGAGCGGGGAAATCGAGTCATCAGGGCGCTGCTTGCGGACGATGA
- a CDS encoding aldo/keto reductase, whose amino-acid sequence MEYTTLGDTGMEVSRICLGCMSFGTSDWREWVLDEDESMPIIERAIELGINFFDTANMYSRGESERILGKALEGRRDEMVVATKGYFQMNEDDPNSGGLSRKAIEQELDNSRDRLGMDTIDLYQIHRWDPDTPIETTMRALDDAVRREKVRYLGASSMWAHQLAEALYTSERIGLDRFVTMQNHYNLAYREEEREMLPLCEKEGMGVIPWSPLARGYLTRPHEEFGDTTRGKTDDYAREHPYPEGGGEEINERVQELAAEKGVTMAQIALSWLFHKDVVDAPIVGTTSVEHLEAAVEALDVTFSSGDMAYLEEPYEPLRVSGHE is encoded by the coding sequence ATGGAGTATACGACACTCGGTGACACGGGGATGGAAGTGAGTCGTATCTGTCTCGGCTGTATGAGTTTCGGGACGAGCGACTGGCGGGAATGGGTGTTGGACGAGGACGAGAGTATGCCCATCATCGAGCGGGCAATCGAGTTGGGTATCAACTTCTTTGACACGGCAAACATGTACTCACGGGGTGAAAGCGAACGAATCCTCGGGAAGGCCTTGGAGGGACGACGCGACGAGATGGTCGTCGCCACGAAGGGCTACTTCCAGATGAACGAGGACGACCCTAACTCCGGAGGGCTGTCGCGAAAAGCCATCGAGCAGGAACTCGACAACTCCCGGGACCGACTGGGGATGGACACCATCGACCTGTACCAGATTCATCGCTGGGACCCCGACACGCCCATCGAAACCACCATGCGAGCGCTCGACGACGCGGTTCGGCGCGAGAAGGTGCGCTATCTCGGCGCGAGTTCGATGTGGGCACACCAACTCGCCGAGGCGCTGTACACCAGCGAGCGAATCGGTCTCGACCGCTTCGTGACGATGCAGAACCACTACAACCTCGCGTATCGGGAGGAGGAACGCGAGATGCTCCCGCTCTGCGAGAAGGAAGGAATGGGCGTCATCCCGTGGAGTCCGCTGGCTCGCGGGTACCTCACGCGACCGCACGAGGAGTTCGGGGACACGACGCGTGGGAAGACCGACGACTACGCGCGCGAACACCCCTATCCGGAGGGCGGCGGCGAGGAAATAAACGAGCGAGTGCAGGAACTCGCCGCCGAGAAGGGCGTCACGATGGCACAAATCGCACTGTCGTGGCTGTTCCACAAGGACGTGGTGGACGCCCCCATCGTCGGAACGACGAGCGTCGAACACCTGGAAGCGGCCGTCGAAGCGCTCGACGTGACGTTCTCGTCCGGCGACATGGCGTATCTCGAAGAACCGTACGAACCGCTTCGCGTCTCCGGCCACGAGTGA